Proteins from one Streptosporangium becharense genomic window:
- the thpR gene encoding RNA 2',3'-cyclic phosphodiesterase — protein MRLFAGLLPPPPVRDELAHALEPHRDGWPGLRWLSPVNWHVTLSFFGEVPDPVLPELRVRLGRAAARHAPLTVSFAGGGAFPSPRRARVFWTGLTGDRLPLTRLADSVAAGGRRAGIERAESRRFAPHLSLARSRADTDLRPLVEAFETFAGTPWQVDAVHLVRSHLGATVRYETVAEWPLTARAPRGQS, from the coding sequence ATGCGGCTGTTCGCGGGGTTGCTGCCGCCGCCGCCGGTGCGCGATGAGCTCGCCCACGCCCTCGAACCCCACCGGGACGGCTGGCCGGGGCTGCGCTGGCTGAGCCCGGTGAACTGGCACGTGACGCTGTCGTTCTTCGGTGAGGTGCCGGATCCGGTGCTGCCCGAGCTGCGGGTGCGGCTCGGGCGTGCGGCGGCCCGCCACGCGCCGCTGACGGTGTCGTTCGCCGGTGGCGGCGCCTTTCCCTCGCCGCGCCGGGCACGGGTCTTCTGGACCGGCCTGACCGGCGACCGTCTCCCGCTCACCCGTCTCGCCGACTCGGTGGCGGCGGGCGGGCGGCGGGCCGGGATCGAGCGGGCCGAGTCGCGGCGGTTCGCACCCCACCTGAGCCTGGCCAGGTCCCGGGCCGACACGGATCTCCGTCCGCTGGTCGAGGCGTTCGAGACGTTCGCCGGCACCCCCTGGCAGGTGGACGCGGTGCACCTGGTGCGAAGTCACCTCGGGGCCACGGTCCGCTACGAGACGGTCGCGGAGTGGCCCCTGACGGCGCGGGCACCCCGTGGGCAGAGCTAG
- a CDS encoding MFS transporter produces MRAASETDTAHAVPEVAQVQAASEATSAQAASETRGGMFRSLRNHNYRLFAVGGVVSNVGSWMQRTAQDWLVLDLTGGSATALGVTTALQFLPSLLFGLWGGMLADRYPKRPLLIAAQTLMGVLALTMGVLTVTGAAQVWHVWAMALALGLISCVEVPTRQSFVVEMVGRKDLPNAIALNASSFNLARVAGPALAGVLIHALGGTGPIFLVNALSFAGVIGGLALMRSSQLTTPEPVPRAKGQLREGLRYVLERPELLMPILLVAFVSMFSQSFTMSIALMARQVFGAGASSFGLASSMFAVGALAGALMAARRTRPSRRLLVGGAVSFGLFQIATGMAPWYPFYLLLLVPTGVALISVNTSANAGVQLAASPEMRGRVMGIYMLVFTGGAPIGAPLLGWISELGGPRAGVVIGGALTVIGVGAAIMLTRVIGRRSHAAVRGVAAAAAGAR; encoded by the coding sequence GTGCGGGCCGCGTCGGAGACGGACACCGCGCACGCCGTGCCCGAGGTCGCACAGGTCCAGGCCGCGTCCGAGGCGACGTCGGCTCAGGCGGCGTCCGAGACGCGCGGCGGGATGTTCCGGTCGCTGCGCAACCACAACTACCGGCTGTTCGCGGTCGGCGGCGTGGTCTCCAACGTCGGTTCGTGGATGCAGCGCACCGCGCAGGACTGGCTGGTGCTCGACCTGACGGGCGGCAGCGCCACCGCGCTGGGCGTGACCACCGCGCTGCAGTTCCTGCCGTCGCTGCTGTTCGGGCTCTGGGGCGGCATGCTCGCCGACCGCTACCCCAAGCGGCCGCTGCTGATCGCCGCCCAGACGCTCATGGGGGTGCTGGCCCTCACCATGGGCGTGCTCACCGTGACCGGTGCCGCGCAGGTCTGGCACGTCTGGGCGATGGCGCTCGCGCTCGGGCTCATCTCCTGTGTCGAGGTGCCCACCCGGCAGTCGTTCGTGGTGGAGATGGTCGGCCGGAAGGACCTGCCGAACGCGATCGCGCTCAACGCCTCCAGCTTCAACCTCGCCCGGGTGGCCGGGCCCGCCCTCGCGGGCGTCCTGATCCACGCCCTGGGCGGTACCGGACCGATCTTCCTGGTCAACGCGTTGTCGTTCGCCGGAGTGATCGGGGGCCTGGCGCTCATGCGCTCCTCCCAGCTGACCACCCCCGAACCGGTGCCGAGGGCCAAGGGCCAGCTCCGCGAGGGGCTGCGTTACGTGCTGGAGCGGCCCGAGCTGCTCATGCCGATTCTGCTGGTCGCGTTCGTCTCGATGTTCTCGCAGTCGTTCACCATGTCGATCGCGCTCATGGCGCGGCAGGTCTTCGGCGCGGGAGCCTCCTCCTTCGGCCTGGCCTCCAGCATGTTCGCGGTCGGGGCGCTGGCGGGGGCGCTCATGGCGGCCCGCCGGACGCGGCCCAGCCGCCGGCTGCTGGTCGGCGGCGCGGTCTCCTTCGGTCTGTTCCAGATCGCCACCGGCATGGCCCCGTGGTACCCGTTCTACCTGCTCCTGCTCGTGCCCACCGGCGTCGCGTTGATCTCGGTCAACACCAGTGCGAACGCCGGAGTCCAGCTCGCCGCCTCGCCGGAGATGCGGGGCCGGGTGATGGGCATCTACATGCTGGTGTTCACCGGCGGGGCCCCGATCGGCGCGCCGCTGCTCGGCTGGATCTCCGAGCTGGGCGGTCCGCGCGCGGGGGTCGTGATCGGCGGGGCGCTCACCGTGATCGGTGTCGGCGCGGCGATAATGCTCACCAGGGTGATCGGCAGGAGGTCGCATGCGGCTGTTCGCGGGGTTGCTGCCGCCGCCGCCGGTGCGCGATGA
- a CDS encoding aldo/keto reductase, whose product MEYTQLGRTGLKVSRLCLGTMNFGPATSEEDSFQIMDRAHELGINFFDTANVYGWQKGEGITEQIIGRWFAQGGGRREKTVIATKLYGDMGDWPNEGRLSALNIRRAADASLKRLQTDHIDLYQAHHIDRDTPFDEFWEAMDILKQQGKILYVGSSNFAGWHIAKAQESARRRNSVGLVSEQSHYNLIVRAPELEVIPAAQDYGLGLIPWSPLAGGLLGGILRKIDKGRSASEMITKQLEKHRDKVERYESYADELGVEPANLALAWLLHQKAVTAPIVGPRTLDQLDGTVKALEITLDEKALTRLDEIFPGFRTAPEEYAW is encoded by the coding sequence ATGGAGTACACACAGCTTGGCCGTACCGGCCTGAAGGTCAGCCGCCTCTGCCTGGGAACCATGAACTTCGGCCCCGCGACCTCGGAGGAGGACTCCTTCCAGATCATGGATCGTGCCCATGAGCTGGGGATCAACTTCTTCGACACCGCCAACGTCTACGGGTGGCAGAAGGGCGAGGGCATCACCGAACAGATCATCGGCCGGTGGTTCGCCCAGGGGGGCGGACGCCGGGAGAAGACGGTCATCGCCACGAAGCTCTACGGGGACATGGGCGACTGGCCGAACGAGGGACGCCTGTCCGCGCTGAACATCCGGCGCGCCGCCGACGCGTCCCTGAAGCGCCTGCAGACCGACCACATCGACCTCTACCAGGCGCACCACATCGACCGGGACACCCCGTTCGACGAGTTCTGGGAGGCCATGGACATCCTCAAGCAGCAGGGCAAGATCCTGTACGTGGGGTCGTCCAACTTCGCGGGCTGGCACATCGCCAAGGCCCAGGAGAGCGCGCGGCGCCGCAACAGCGTCGGGCTGGTCTCCGAGCAGTCGCACTACAACCTGATCGTCCGGGCGCCCGAGCTTGAGGTCATCCCGGCGGCCCAGGACTACGGTCTGGGCCTGATCCCGTGGAGTCCCCTGGCGGGCGGCCTGCTCGGCGGCATCCTCCGGAAGATCGACAAGGGTCGTTCGGCCTCGGAGATGATCACCAAGCAGCTGGAGAAGCACCGCGACAAGGTCGAGCGGTACGAGTCCTACGCCGACGAGCTCGGCGTGGAGCCGGCCAACCTGGCGCTGGCCTGGCTCCTGCACCAGAAGGCCGTCACCGCGCCGATCGTCGGGCCGCGCACGCTCGACCAGCTCGACGGCACCGTGAAGGCCCTGGAGATCACCCTGGACGAGAAGGCCCTCACCCGCCTGGACGAGATCTTCCCGGGGTTCAGGACGGCCCCCGAGGAGTACGCCTGGTGA
- a CDS encoding MarR family winged helix-turn-helix transcriptional regulator yields the protein MKNPRKDPVASLRSDAGLASALRVSLARLNRRLRRQAAVHSLTPTQLATLVAVEWHPGITPGELADLEKVQPPSMTRVVAALAERGLVSRTPHPTDRRQVTVNVTEQGSALLKEERRRKEAWLTQQLKELTPEERAILRQAAPILEKLSRI from the coding sequence ATGAAAAACCCACGGAAGGACCCCGTCGCAAGCCTGCGCAGCGACGCCGGTCTGGCTTCGGCCCTGCGCGTGTCCCTGGCACGACTGAACAGGCGCCTGCGCAGGCAGGCTGCGGTTCACTCCTTGACCCCCACCCAGCTCGCGACGCTCGTCGCCGTGGAGTGGCACCCCGGGATAACCCCCGGCGAACTGGCCGATTTGGAGAAGGTGCAACCGCCCTCGATGACGCGGGTGGTCGCCGCGTTGGCCGAGCGGGGGCTGGTGTCGCGTACACCGCACCCGACCGACCGGCGTCAGGTGACCGTGAACGTGACCGAGCAGGGCTCCGCGCTGTTGAAGGAGGAGCGGCGCCGCAAGGAGGCGTGGCTGACGCAGCAGTTGAAGGAGCTGACACCCGAGGAAAGGGCGATACTCCGGCAGGCGGCTCCGATTCTGGAGAAGCTCAGCCGGATCTAG